One window of Elaeis guineensis isolate ETL-2024a chromosome 11, EG11, whole genome shotgun sequence genomic DNA carries:
- the LOC105054321 gene encoding cyclin-P4-1-like — MAELRREDPPRVVSVLSSVLRRLAELNDLAIHGRLAAPNHRASAFHAPRVPGISVQSYLERIFHYADCSPTCYVVAYVYLERFARRHPPVFINSFNIHRLLLTSILTAIKFMERIHYDNAYFARVGGITLMEMNNLEVNFLFGVGFELNVTPTVFYSYCSRLREEMHLLESPPAPPRPHCLLTEEESDSCSWLCERRSST; from the exons ATGGCCGAGCTTCGGAGGGAGGACCCCCCAAGAGTCGTCTCGGTGCTCTCGTCTGTTCTCCGGAGGTTGGCGGAGCTCAACGACCTGGCCATCCACGGCCGGCTTGCAGCCCCCAACCACCGGGCCTCTGCCTTCCATGCCCCCAGGGTTCCTGGTATCTCGGTTCAGAGCTACCTCGAGCGCATCTTCCACTACGCCGACTGCAGCCCCACATGCTACGTCGTCGCCTACGTCTACCTCGAACGCTTCGCGCGGCGTCACCCGCCGGTCTTCATCAACTCCTTCAACATCCATCGCCTCCTCCTCACCTCCATCCTCACCGCCATCAAGTTCATGGAGCGCAT ACACTACGACAATGCTTATTTTGCAAGGGTGGGAGGGATAACCTTGATGGAGATGAACAATTTGGAAGTGAATTTCCTGTTCGGCGTGGGTTTCGAGCTGAATGTAACCCCCACGGTCTTCTATTCCTACTGCTCTCGTCTTCGGGAGGAGATGCATCTATTGGAGTCGCCCCCTGCTCCCCCAAGGCCTCACTGCCTCTTGACAGAGGAAGAGTCCGACAGCTGCAGCTGGCTATGTGAGAGGCGCTCCAGTACATAG
- the LOC105053887 gene encoding eukaryotic translation initiation factor 3 subunit B has translation MAEVVSMADIEATAQRRGIDLSSVDLDSIQLPPGEDFGIKSDDDEDLHQEDPLEFEAGFGNIIMVDNLPVVPPEKFEKLEGVIRKIYSQIGVIREGGLWMPVNPETQKTLGYCFIEYNTPQEAELAREKTNGYKLDKSHIFAVNLFDDFEKYMKIPDEWTPAEIKPYTPGENLQQWLTDEKARDQFVIRAGTFTEVFWNDPRQLMPDLVYRRQYWTESFVQWSSLGTYLATVHRQGAAVWGGATTFNRLMRFAHPQVKLIDFSPGEKYLVTYSSHEPSNPRDTHRVVLNIFDVRTGKVMRDFKGNADEFATGGSGGVSGVSWPIFRWGGGREDKYFARIGKNVISVYETETFTLIDKKSLKVENVMDFTWSPTDPITALFVPELGGGNQPARVSLVQIPGKEELRQKNLFSVSDCKMYWQSNGEYLAVKVDRYTKTKKSTYTGFELFRIKERDIPIEVLELDNKNDKIVAFAWEPKGHRFAVIHGDSPRPDISFYSMRTAHHTGRVSKLATLKGKQANALYWSPAGRFIVLAGLKGFNGQLEFYNVDELETMATGEHFMATDIEWDPTGRYVATAVTSVHEMENGFHIWSFNGKLLYRIPKDHFYQFLWRPRPPSLLSAEKEEEIAKNLKKYSKKYEAEDQDVSLQLSEQDRKKRKMLQEEWDAWVSKWKQLHEEESELRVQLRDGEASDEEEEYEAKEVEVEEVLEVQEEVVAFDL, from the exons ATGGCGGAGGTGGTTTCCATGGCCGATATCGAAGCAACTGCTCAGCGTCGTGGAATCGATCTATCTTCAGTTGATTTGGATTCGATCCAACTCCCACCTGGTGAAGATTTCGGCATCAAAAG TGATGACGATGAAGATCTCCACCAGGAGGATCCTTTGGAATTTGAGGCTGGGTTTGGGAACATCATTATGGTCGATAATCTGCCAGTGGTCCCTCCGGAGAAATTTGAGAAGCTTGAGGGTGTTATCCGGAAGATATATAGTCAGATCGGCGTGATAAGGGAAGGAGGACTTTGGATGCCAGTGAATCCGGAAACCCAAAAAACTCTAGGATATTGCTTCATAGAGTACAATACCCCTCAG GAAGCAGAACTTGCGAGGGAAAAGACAAATGGTTATAAGTTGGATAAATCACACATATTTGCGGTTAATCTGTTCGATGACTTTGAAAAGTATATGAAGATTCCAGATGAGTGGACCCCTGCTGAAATCAAACCATACACTCCAGGG GAAAATCTACAGCAATGGCTAACTGATGAGAAAGCTAGGGATCAGTTTGTTATCCGTGCTGGTACATTTACTGAGGTTTTCTGGAATGACCCTAGGCAGTTGATGCCTGACCTTGTTTATCGTCGTCAG TACTGGACAGAGAGTTTTGTGCAATGGTCATCTCTTGGAACATACTTGGCAACAGTTCATAGGCAGGGTGCTGCTGTCTGGGGAGGTGCTACTACGTTTAACCGATTAATGCGTTTTGCCCATCCACAG GTCAAACTGATTGATTTCTCTCCTGGGGAGAAATACTTGGTCACGTACAGTAGCCATGAACCCAGCAATCCTCGTGACACACAT AGAGTTGTACTAAATATTTTCGATGTGAGAACGGGAAAAGTGATGCGAGACTTCAAAGGAAATGCAGATGAATTTGCAACTGGTGGAAGCGGTGGTGTTTCTGGAGTTTCATGGCCTATATTTAG GTGGGGTGGTGGCAGAGAGGACAAATATTTTGCTAGGATTGGGAAGAATGTAATTTCCGTTTATGAAACAGAGACTTTTACACTCATTGATAAGAAGTCTTTGAAAGTTGAAAATGTGATGGACTTTACCTGGTCTCCTACTGATCCCATAACAGCCTTGTTTGTTCCAGAGTTAGGTGGTGGAAACCAGCCTGCCAGG GTGAGCCTTGTTCAGATTCCGGGCAAAGAAGAACTGAGACAGAAAAACCTTTTCAGTGTTAGTGATTGCAAAATGTATTGGCAGAGCAATGGAGAGTACCTTGCTGTTAAGGTTGACAGATATACCAAAACAAAGAAGAGCACCTATACTGGTTTTGAGCTCTTCCGTATCAAGGAAAGAGATATTCCAATAGAGGTACTTGAGCTTGACAATAAGAATGACAAGATAGTTGCATTTGCATGGGAGCCTAAAGGCCACAGATTTGCGGTTATCCATGGTGATAGTCCTCGGCCTGACATAAGCTTCTATTCCATGCGAACTGCTCACCACACCGGTCGAGTGTCAAAGCTTGCAACTCTCAAGGGCAAGCAGGCTAATGCACTCTATTGGTCTCCTGCTGGCCGTTTCATTGTGCTTGCGGGGTTGAAGGGTTTCAATGGCCAATTGGAGTTCTACAATGTTGATGAGTTGGAGACTATGGCGACGGGCGAGCATTTTATGGCCACCGACATTGAGTGGGATCCTACAGGAAG GTATGTTGCGACTGCTGTTACTTCTGTCCATGAGATGGAGAATGGTTTTCATATATGGTCCTTCAATGGGAAGCTGCTATACAGAATCCCAAAGGATCATTTCTATCAG TTCTTATGGCGTCCGAGGCCACCATCACTCTTGAGTGCcgagaaagaggaagagattgCGAAGAACCTGAAGAAGTACAGCAAGAAGTATGAAGCAGAAGACCAGGATGTGTCCTTGCAATTGAGTGAGCAAgacaggaagaagaggaagatgttGCAGGAGGAATGGGATGCGTGGGTGAGCAAGTGGAAGCAATTGCAcgaggaagaaagtgagctgAGGGTACAGTTGCGGGATGGGGAGGCTAGTGATGAAGAGGAAGAGTATGAAGCCAAAGAGGTGGAAGTCGAGGAGGTGTTAGAAGTTCAAGAAGAGGTTGTTGCATTTGATTTGTGA
- the LOC105053886 gene encoding uncharacterized protein: protein MSSASRKRPKHRARDPSPPLGLLREPPRFLFPSKDELLKLVAVIAIAASVAAACNYVVAFLNRQPKPFCDSGGEFQDPVSDFCEPCPENGQCFDGKLECVHGYKKHGRICIEDGVINKTAKKLLELVERHVCDAYARVLCDETGKIWFDKADITKILDDHIMKESIGSKDDTFTFAKRKVMETAESFLETRTTLDGGIEFKCPDLLAELHKPIICCIRQWIHSHILLVVAMSGLLLGLTRFLWIIHRKMYLSSRAEELYEQVCEILEDNAMRARSAQDEGEPWVVASWLRDHLLLPKERKDTMLWKKVEELIVEDSRIDQHPKLIKGESKIVLEWQVDGSLSSKMKLKRAASKTKHSSSIDVPSGHEQCKQKICKSLFS, encoded by the exons ATGTCCTCCGCCTCACGGAAGCGCCCGAAGCACAGGGCTCGAGACCCGTCTCCGCCACTGGGTCTCTTGAGGGAGCCCCCTCGCTTTCTCTTCCCTTCCAAGGACGAGCTCTTGAAGCTCGTCGCCGTGATCGCCATCGCCGCTTCCGTGGCCGCCGCCTGCAACTACGTCGTAGCCTTCTTAAATCGCCAGCCCAAACCCTTCTGCGACAGCGGCGGAGAGTTTCAAGATCCGGTCTCCG ATTTTTGTGAACCTTGTCCGGAAAATGGGCAGTGCTTTGATGGCAAGTTAGAATGTGTTCATGGATATAAAAAGCATGGAAGGATATGTATAGAAGATGGAGTAATCAATAAAACAGCTAAGAAACTC TTAGAGTTAGTAGAACGGCATGTTTGCGATGCATATGCACGGGTTTTGTGCGATGAAACTGGGAAGATCTGG TTTGATAAGGCTGATATTACAAAGATACTTGATGATCACATAATGAAGGAAAGTATTGGCTCGAAAGATGACACTTTTACTTTTGCAAAGCGTAAAGTTATGGAAACTGCAGAAAGCTTTTTGGAGACAAGGACAACTCTTGACGg AGGCATAGAGTTTAAATGTCCAGACTTGTTAGCAGAACTTCATAAGCCTATCATTTGTTGCATCCGTCAGTGGATCCACAGTCACATCTTACTTGTGGTGGCAATGTCTGGTTTG CTTTTGGGGTTGACAAGGTTCTTGTGGATCATACATCGAAAAATGTATCTCTCAAGCAGGGCTGAAGAACTTTATGAGCAG GTATGTGAAATTCTTGAAGACAATGCCATGAGAGCCAGGTCTGCACAGGATGAAGGTGAACCTTGGGTGGTTGCTTCTTGGTTGCGGGATCATTTGCTCCTACCAAAGGAAAGGAAGGACACCATGTTATGGAAGAAG GTtgaagaattgattgtagaagattCTCGTATAGATCAGCATCCAAAGCTGATCAAGGGAGAGTCAAAAATCGTATTGGAATGGCAAG TTGATGGTTCGCTTAGTTCGAAGATGAAGTTGAAACGGGCTGCAAGCAAGACCAAACATAGCAGCAGCATTGATGTACCTTCGGGGCATGAACAATGTAAACAGAAGATATGTAAGTCCCTGTTTTCATAG